Proteins encoded in a region of the Lathamus discolor isolate bLatDis1 chromosome Z, bLatDis1.hap1, whole genome shotgun sequence genome:
- the MTMR12 gene encoding myotubularin-related protein 12, with translation MLGSGARAAKPSFVSYISPEEVHIKEPIEKEVNPHLLPGELLLCEASTVYKYIQEDGSNRGTYGKLVCTNFKIAFLDDSASDDNEPQFKNKIVGENDITLQCVDQIYGVYDEKKKLLTGQLRKYPEKLIIYCKDLRVFNFCLRYTKEEEVKRIVSGILHHSQTPKLLKRLFLFSYASAAPKNTDGRNQTVMFDTLEDWRDELERTKGNVKYKVVATNEGYRVSEKLPLYFVVPICVSEESILKYEGRGIPIWCWSCHNGAALLKMSAFPKEQDDIASQTQKAFLDGIYKTISKPPYELLKMDDLSSSLPSLQDIQTAYTKFKQLFLIDNSTDFWATDVKWFSLLESTNWLEIIRRVLKKAIEVAECLERQQTNVLLIEESATDLCCVISSLVQVMMDSYSRTKSGFQSLIQKEWVIGGHGFLDRCNHLHKSDKEEAPVFLLLLNCVWQLVQQYPPAFEFTETYLTVLSDSLYVPIFSTFFFNSQHQKDTVGSGESLKTQSGPFRFLTVWDWSVQFDPKAQAFLNNPFYAEKPKPDKSQRKTARYKHQRQLSLPLTQAKTSMKRGFFREETDHLIKNILGKRIGKFINSSDELPNSFREFYDSWHSKPVDYHGLLLPRIDGPEIKVWAQRYLRWIPEAQLHGGGTIATTAKILDLMEEVQSLQEKMDEERSQAVSGDVHSVPMLRNSARLSSLFPFALLQRQSIKPALPTSTWKDLEDEDDLVKRDDEFVDLSSDMS, from the exons gAAGTACACATAAAGGAACCcatagaaaaagaagtaaatccTCACTTATTACCAG GCGAACTGCTGCTTTGTGAGGCAAGCacagtatataaatatatacaagaAGATGGTTCAAACCGAGGCACCTATGGGAAACTGGTGTGCACAAACTTCAAGATTGCTTTCCTTGATGATTCTGCTTCAGATGATAAT GAGCCGcaatttaagaataaaattgTAGGAGAAAATGACATAACCCTGCAATGTGTAGATCAAATCTATGGAG TTTatgatgagaaaaagaaacttctaaCTGGACAACTGAGAAAATACCCAGAGAAGTTAATTATCTACTGTAAAGACCTTAGGGTATTTAATTTCTGTCTGAGATACACAAAAGAAGAGGAAGTGAAAAGA ATTGTCAGTGGTATACTTCACCATAGCCAGACTCCTAAGCTGCTTAAACGCTTGTTTCTGTTCTCTTATGCTTCAGCTGCCCCAAAAAACACAG ATGGAAGAAACCAAACTGTAATGTTTGATACTCTTGAGGACTGGCGTGATGAGTTGGAGAGGACCAAAGGGAATGTGAAATACAAAGTAGTGGCTACCAATGAAGGCTACAGAGTCTCTGAAAA GCTAcctttgtattttgttgttcCCATATGTGTTTCTGAAGAGAGTATCTTGAAGTATGAAGGCAGAGGCATTCCT ATTTGGTGTTGGTCTTGCCATAATGGTGCTGCTCTTCTCAAAATGTCTGCATTTCCCAAAGAACAGGATGACATCGcttcacaaacacaaaaagcctTCTTGGATGG AATCTATAAGACAATTAGCAAACCTCCCTATGAACTCCTGAAGATGGATGACTTGTCAAGCAGCCTTCCCTCTCTGCAAGATATCCAGACAGCATACACAAAATTTAAACAACTGTTTTTGATAG atAACAGTACAGACTTTTGGGCAACTGATGTGAAATGGTTTTCATTACTGGAGAGCACAAACTGGCTAGAGATAATCAG GCGAGTTTTGAAGAAAGCAATAGAAGTTGCTGAGTGTCTGGAAAGACAGCAGACAAATGTTCTCCTTATAG AAGAGAGCGCTACTGATCTGTGCTGTGTAATCTCTAGTCTGGTTCAAGTGATGATGGATTCATACAGCAGAACAAAATCAGGGTTTCAGAGCCTTATTCAGAAGGAGTGGGTAATTGGAGGACATGGCTTTTTGGATCGTTGTAACCACTTACATAAAAGTGACAAAGAGGag gctcctgtttttctgcttctgctaaATTGTGTTTGGCAGTTGGTACAACAGTATCCTCCAGCATTTGAGTTCACGGAAACTTACTTAACTGTTTTGTCAGACAGCCTCTATGTGCCTATTTTTAGCACTTTCTTTTTCAActctcaacatcaaaaggacactGTTGGG AGTGGTGAAAGCCTCAAGACACAAAGCGGTCCTTTCAGATTTCTCACTGTGTGGGACTGGTCTGTGCAGTTTGACCCCAAGGCCCAGGCTTTCCTGAACAACCCTTTTTATGCAGAGAAGCCAAAACCGGATAAAAGTCAACGGAAAACTGCACGATACAAA CATCAGCGACAACTTTCTTTGCCATTAACGCAAGCGAAAACTTCCATGAAGAGAGGATTTTTCAGGGAGGAAACGGatcatttaattaaaaacattctgGGTAAAAGAATTGGCAAGTTCATAAATTCTTCCGATGAACTTCCTAATAGTTTCAGGGAATTTTATGATAGCTGGCATAGCAAACCTGTTGACTATCATGGTCTTCTGTTACCTCGCATTGATGGCCCTGAAATCAAAGTCTGGGCACAACGGTATTTGCGATGGATTCCTGAAGCCCAGCTTCATGGTGGTGGTACCATAGCTACAACTGCCAAGATTTTGGACTTGATGGAGGAAGTGCAAAGCTTGCAGGAGAAAATGGATGAAGAACGTAGTCAAGCTGTTTCTGGAGATGTACATTCTGTACCAATGCTGAGAAATTCTGCCCGTCTGTCATCcctgtttccatttgctttacTTCAGAGACAGTCTATCAAACCAGCTCTACCCACCAGCACCTGGAAAGATTTGGAAGATGAAGATGATTTGGTCAAGAGGGATGATGAATTTGTTGATCTAAGTAGTGATATGTCATAA